A portion of the Acidisoma sp. PAMC 29798 genome contains these proteins:
- a CDS encoding DOPA 4,5-dioxygenase family protein: MPIDIAVIKDFHAHIYYEPGVTEAAAVRLRAQVEALFPTALLGRWHAEPIGPHTRAMFQIAFPVDLFPTLAPWLMLNRDGLDILLHPETGDDPADHTVHAAWLGEKLSLRMEAFATGDDDD, translated from the coding sequence GTGCCGATCGACATCGCGGTGATCAAGGACTTTCACGCCCATATCTATTACGAACCGGGCGTGACGGAGGCGGCGGCGGTGCGGCTTCGGGCGCAGGTGGAGGCACTTTTCCCGACAGCACTGCTGGGGCGCTGGCATGCCGAGCCGATCGGCCCGCATACGCGGGCGATGTTTCAGATCGCCTTTCCCGTCGATCTCTTTCCGACGCTCGCGCCCTGGCTGATGCTCAATCGGGATGGTCTGGATATTCTGCTCCATCCCGAAACGGGGGATGATCCAGCCGACCACACGGTTCACGCGGCGTGGTTGGGCGAGAAGTTGTCATTGCGGATGGAGGCTTTCGCGACGGGCGACGATGACGACTGA